The following are from one region of the Methylophilus sp. DW102 genome:
- a CDS encoding DUF1989 domain-containing protein, with protein MQAIKEQQWGEDYYFGASFTKPISKYRLDGQHAIQLSLSAGDRLEILSPDQAQSTELIVLDAHGTLTPALLDKRPPVVAVGIQQQLQQRGAASQRLRNQLNTWQLDESSLQQAITVSGAEHAKFTAANDLTVMIVAAGPNMSVEAHTPVTEVDITVTYANLAEPPLPAPLAPIKHELRVSRATAQTYEVKKGEWIQIIDVSGKQCSDFIAFDKQALAQGSVLGLDPTATRTVMGLSNPVPGLHSRYLGSDLKPMIEVVQDTVGRHDSFLLACTPKYYEDSGYFGHASCTDNFNQRLAHYGIAPRAGWPAINLFFNTFIDASGAVLMDEPWSRAGDYILMRAERDLVCASSACPDDIDPANGWHPTDIHVRIYDAAQDFPRAIAYRNTSEELPRMTKPSGFHPRTSAMTKKFIDYAGYWVATEYDGWGTNAEYLACRERVALLDLSVIRKFEIVGPDVVAFLQYVLTQNISRMAIGEIAHSAICLETGGMIDDGTIFRMGEQAFRWCCGAEYTGIWMREKAHEKGFKVSIRNASAQLDNLAVQGPNSRELLSKLIWTPDSQPSVEKLKWFHFAIGRLGGAAGVPVMVSRTGYTGELGYEVWCHPDDSEALWDAVWQAGQRFQIAPMGLNALDVLRIEAGLSMAEHEFDHSTNPFEAGTGFSVPLHSKQENFIGREALSRQAPESRHRLVGMILQGGDPASHGDHVYHGRFPVGIVTSATYSPLMGKQIAIVRVAPDFSSIGTRLEIGKLDGQQKRLAGEVVKLPFYDPKREKLLA; from the coding sequence ATGCAAGCAATCAAAGAACAGCAGTGGGGGGAGGACTATTATTTTGGCGCTTCCTTCACCAAGCCTATTAGCAAGTACCGTCTGGATGGACAACATGCCATTCAATTATCCCTAAGCGCAGGCGACCGGCTTGAAATTCTAAGCCCAGACCAAGCGCAAAGCACCGAGTTGATTGTATTGGATGCACATGGCACATTGACACCTGCGTTACTCGACAAGCGTCCGCCAGTCGTCGCGGTAGGTATTCAACAGCAACTTCAGCAGCGTGGTGCGGCCTCCCAAAGGCTGCGTAATCAATTAAACACTTGGCAGCTGGATGAGTCTTCTTTGCAGCAAGCAATCACAGTGTCAGGTGCAGAGCATGCCAAATTCACAGCGGCAAATGATTTGACTGTCATGATTGTCGCGGCTGGTCCAAACATGTCTGTTGAAGCGCACACGCCAGTCACCGAAGTGGACATTACCGTGACTTACGCCAATCTGGCAGAACCACCCTTGCCAGCACCATTGGCGCCAATCAAGCACGAGTTGAGGGTTAGTCGCGCCACGGCACAGACCTATGAAGTCAAAAAAGGCGAATGGATCCAGATTATTGATGTGTCTGGCAAGCAATGCTCGGATTTTATTGCGTTTGATAAACAGGCGTTGGCACAAGGCAGCGTGTTGGGACTGGATCCGACAGCGACCAGAACGGTGATGGGCTTGAGCAATCCTGTACCCGGATTGCACTCACGATACCTTGGTTCGGATCTGAAACCCATGATAGAAGTGGTGCAGGATACCGTGGGTCGGCACGATAGTTTTCTACTGGCGTGTACCCCCAAATATTACGAGGACAGTGGCTATTTCGGCCATGCCAGTTGCACCGACAACTTTAACCAACGATTGGCTCACTATGGCATTGCACCACGGGCTGGCTGGCCAGCGATTAATTTGTTTTTTAACACCTTTATTGACGCCTCGGGCGCCGTGCTGATGGATGAACCGTGGTCACGGGCGGGAGATTATATTTTAATGCGTGCTGAGCGAGACCTTGTCTGCGCCTCTTCCGCTTGTCCTGACGATATTGACCCTGCCAATGGCTGGCATCCGACCGATATTCATGTGCGTATTTACGATGCTGCACAAGACTTTCCCCGCGCCATTGCCTATCGCAACACTTCTGAGGAGCTGCCTCGCATGACCAAACCTTCTGGTTTTCACCCCCGAACTTCCGCAATGACCAAAAAGTTTATCGACTATGCAGGCTATTGGGTGGCCACTGAATACGATGGCTGGGGGACGAATGCAGAATATCTCGCCTGTCGTGAACGCGTGGCACTGCTAGATTTGTCGGTGATACGCAAATTTGAAATCGTCGGCCCTGATGTGGTGGCTTTTTTGCAGTATGTATTAACGCAGAACATCAGCCGCATGGCCATCGGTGAAATTGCGCACTCGGCGATTTGTCTTGAAACTGGCGGCATGATCGATGATGGCACCATATTTCGTATGGGAGAACAGGCTTTTCGCTGGTGCTGCGGTGCGGAATACACCGGTATCTGGATGAGGGAAAAGGCCCATGAAAAAGGCTTTAAAGTCAGCATCCGCAACGCCAGTGCACAGCTAGACAATCTCGCTGTGCAGGGCCCGAACAGCCGCGAGTTGTTAAGCAAGCTCATTTGGACCCCGGATAGTCAGCCATCGGTTGAAAAACTCAAATGGTTTCACTTTGCGATTGGCCGGCTAGGAGGGGCTGCAGGGGTGCCCGTGATGGTTTCCAGAACCGGTTACACAGGCGAACTGGGCTATGAAGTCTGGTGCCACCCCGATGATAGCGAAGCATTATGGGATGCTGTGTGGCAAGCGGGTCAGCGTTTTCAGATTGCCCCAATGGGCTTGAATGCACTTGACGTCCTGCGCATTGAAGCCGGCTTGAGTATGGCTGAGCACGAGTTTGACCACAGTACCAATCCATTTGAAGCAGGCACTGGCTTCAGTGTGCCTTTACATAGCAAACAGGAAAACTTTATCGGTCGTGAAGCCTTGTCGCGGCAAGCGCCAGAGAGCCGACATCGTTTAGTCGGCATGATTCTGCAAGGTGGCGACCCTGCCAGTCATGGCGATCATGTTTATCATGGGCGTTTCCCGGTTGGCATCGTCACCAGCGCTACTTATTCGCCATTGATGGGAAAACAGATTGCCATCGTGCGCGTGGCACCCGATTTTTCCAGCATAGGCACGCGCCTGGAAATAGGTAAGCTGGATGGGCAACAGAAACGTTTGGCGGGAGAAGTTGTGAAGTTGCCTTTTTATGACCCTAAGCGCGAGAAACTACTCGCATAA
- a CDS encoding YdiU family protein produces the protein MRPLTFDNRFVRELPGDPIRHNYTRQVSDCLWSAVQPTPVKDPQLIVYSAEVAEMLGLTASDMQDRELIQTLGGNGMLDGMFTYATRYGGHQFGHWAGQLGDGRAILLGELVHGGKRFELQLKGAGETPYSRSADGRAVLRSSLREFLCSEAMYHLGVPTTRALSLVKTGDQVVRDMFYDGHPQLEPGAIVCRVAPSFTRFGHFELLASREEFALLKRLIGFTLDRDFAYWWPSTGLTLDVNDPAPELIEAWFEEVCARTAVMIAHWMRVGFVHGVMNTDNMSILGLTIDYGPYGWIDNFDPGWTPNTTDAQGRRYCFGRQPDIARWNLERLAEALGTLLPSTQGLADGIATYDQTYFRALTSSLADKFGFERWQEGDGELINQIFEFMTRAEIDQTLFFTQLAQIDLQQPQVSTLQNAFYTQKGWQDFNQDIQAWLMNYCQRLAQSQQTIEQRQHRMAAANPVYVLRNYLAQEAIDLATTGDNSRLLELLEVLRHPYTLQPGKEHFAQKRPDWARQKAGCSMLSCSS, from the coding sequence ATGCGCCCTTTAACTTTTGATAACCGTTTTGTCCGAGAACTACCGGGCGACCCTATCCGCCACAACTACACCAGACAAGTCAGTGACTGCCTGTGGTCTGCCGTACAACCCACCCCGGTCAAAGATCCGCAACTGATCGTCTATAGCGCAGAAGTGGCCGAGATGCTGGGACTCACCGCCAGCGACATGCAAGACCGCGAACTGATACAAACGCTGGGTGGCAATGGCATGCTGGACGGCATGTTTACCTATGCCACCCGCTATGGCGGCCACCAGTTTGGGCATTGGGCGGGTCAGTTGGGCGATGGACGTGCCATTTTGCTGGGTGAGTTAGTGCATGGCGGCAAGCGTTTTGAATTGCAACTTAAAGGCGCAGGCGAGACCCCCTACTCGCGCTCGGCAGATGGCCGTGCCGTATTACGCTCCAGCTTGCGCGAATTTTTATGCTCGGAAGCCATGTACCATCTAGGCGTGCCGACCACGCGCGCCTTAAGCCTGGTCAAAACCGGTGACCAGGTGGTGCGTGACATGTTTTACGATGGGCATCCGCAGCTGGAACCTGGCGCCATTGTCTGCCGCGTGGCCCCTTCATTTACGCGTTTTGGGCATTTTGAGCTGCTGGCCAGCCGTGAAGAATTCGCGCTGTTAAAACGCCTGATTGGCTTTACCCTGGACCGGGACTTTGCCTACTGGTGGCCGTCAACCGGACTGACGCTGGATGTGAATGACCCAGCCCCAGAGCTGATTGAAGCCTGGTTTGAAGAAGTGTGTGCCCGTACGGCAGTGATGATCGCGCACTGGATGCGCGTGGGCTTTGTGCATGGCGTGATGAATACCGATAACATGTCTATCCTGGGCCTGACCATAGACTATGGCCCTTATGGCTGGATAGATAATTTTGACCCTGGCTGGACACCCAACACCACCGACGCACAAGGGCGCCGTTATTGCTTTGGCCGCCAACCCGATATTGCCCGCTGGAACCTGGAACGGCTGGCAGAAGCCTTAGGTACGCTGTTACCATCCACACAAGGCCTGGCGGACGGAATCGCCACCTATGACCAAACTTACTTCCGCGCCCTCACCAGTAGCCTCGCTGACAAGTTTGGGTTTGAGCGCTGGCAGGAAGGGGATGGCGAGCTCATCAATCAGATTTTTGAGTTCATGACCCGTGCCGAAATTGACCAGACACTGTTTTTCACCCAGCTTGCGCAAATTGACCTGCAACAACCGCAAGTCAGCACCCTGCAAAACGCTTTTTACACGCAAAAAGGCTGGCAGGATTTTAATCAGGATATTCAGGCCTGGCTGATGAATTATTGCCAGCGCCTGGCGCAATCCCAGCAAACAATAGAGCAACGCCAGCACCGCATGGCTGCTGCCAATCCGGTCTATGTGCTGCGCAATTACCTGGCTCAAGAAGCGATTGATTTAGCCACAACTGGCGACAATAGCCGCTTGCTGGAACTGCTAGAGGTCTTACGACACCCTTATACCCTGCAGCCTGGCAAAGAGCACTTTGCGCAAAAGCGCCCGGACTGGGCAAGACAAAAGGCGGGTTGCTCCATGCTGTCGTGTAGTTCATAA
- a CDS encoding class I SAM-dependent RNA methyltransferase has translation MANFLNHFFATCPRGLEAILVDELKQSGARDIKATDGGASFSGELSACYHANLHSRVATRILMQVGRGQYLKEDDIYQGALKINWPNWFDVKHSMMVKVTAVRSPLKSLEFITLRVKDAICDKFRQAVGSRPNIDTREPAVRVHVYLTSDSYQLYVDTSGNPLYQRGNRKNSIEAPLRENLAAGILKLTGWQPGQALLDPMCGSGTFLLEAVMIALNIAPGLNRNFGFEKLKNFESDTFRKIRNAAAKAAKPVSFQSIYGSDMDLRAVRVTKQNLEMAGWLDAVQLTHWEFTQVVPPADSGVLVANPPYGVRIGEDETLAALYPEIAAALKQKFSGWNTYFLTNDLRLPKLMRLSPSKKTPLYNGPLECRLFEIKMVAGSNRK, from the coding sequence GTGGCTAATTTTCTGAATCATTTTTTCGCAACCTGCCCACGTGGCCTGGAAGCCATTCTCGTCGACGAACTCAAGCAGAGCGGGGCGCGCGACATTAAAGCCACCGATGGCGGTGCCAGTTTTAGCGGCGAGTTGTCGGCGTGCTATCACGCCAACCTGCATTCGCGTGTCGCCACGCGCATTCTCATGCAAGTGGGGCGGGGCCAGTATCTGAAAGAAGACGATATTTACCAGGGCGCGCTCAAAATTAACTGGCCTAACTGGTTTGATGTCAAACACAGCATGATGGTCAAGGTCACGGCCGTGCGCAGCCCGCTTAAAAGCCTGGAATTTATTACCCTGCGCGTCAAAGATGCCATCTGTGATAAATTCCGCCAGGCCGTCGGCAGCCGCCCGAACATTGATACACGCGAACCCGCGGTGCGTGTCCACGTCTACCTGACCAGCGACAGCTACCAACTGTATGTCGATACTTCAGGCAACCCGCTGTACCAGCGCGGCAACCGCAAAAACAGCATAGAAGCGCCGTTGCGTGAAAACCTGGCCGCGGGCATTCTCAAGCTCACCGGCTGGCAGCCGGGCCAGGCCTTGCTGGATCCCATGTGTGGCAGTGGCACCTTTTTGCTTGAGGCGGTGATGATAGCTCTCAATATTGCGCCTGGTTTAAATCGCAATTTCGGCTTTGAAAAACTCAAAAACTTTGAATCTGATACTTTCCGTAAAATCCGCAATGCCGCAGCCAAAGCTGCCAAGCCGGTCAGTTTCCAGAGCATTTACGGCTCGGATATGGATTTACGTGCCGTACGCGTCACCAAGCAGAACCTGGAAATGGCGGGCTGGCTGGACGCCGTACAACTGACACACTGGGAATTCACGCAAGTGGTGCCGCCCGCTGACAGCGGTGTTCTGGTCGCCAACCCGCCTTATGGCGTGCGTATTGGTGAAGATGAGACCTTGGCCGCCTTGTACCCCGAAATTGCCGCTGCGCTCAAACAGAAGTTCTCTGGCTGGAATACCTATTTCCTGACCAACGACTTGCGCCTGCCCAAGCTCATGCGTCTGAGCCCCAGCAAGAAAACACCACTGTATAACGGCCCATTGGAATGCCGGTTGTTTGAAATCAAGATGGTGGCAGGAAGTAACCGTAAATAG
- a CDS encoding polyamine aminopropyltransferase — MFKFNRKVHKAVSDFEMVEVTEMDGVRSMHLGSPTIQSSMSVKDPFALVLAYSWGALSSLLFKPDARKLLLVGLGGGSIAKYVWKYCPQIKQTVVELNPQVIQVARSHFFVPDDDARLQIIEGDGITYLQQHPGSVDWLMMDAFGSNGLPPDFCTQAFFDDCADALTPDGLFTINLWGSDKKFDIYMQRMEQTFDQRVLMMPTGKPGNIIVFGFKAELPIPDLATLRKRSQDAMQTHRINFPDLIDRLQGANPNNGKEFQLGG; from the coding sequence ATGTTTAAATTTAACCGTAAAGTGCACAAAGCCGTCTCCGACTTTGAAATGGTGGAAGTCACCGAAATGGATGGCGTGCGCTCCATGCACTTGGGCTCGCCGACCATACAGAGCAGTATGAGCGTGAAAGACCCGTTTGCGCTGGTCCTGGCCTATTCCTGGGGCGCCCTGAGCAGCTTGTTGTTCAAGCCGGACGCGCGCAAACTATTGCTGGTTGGGCTGGGCGGCGGGTCGATTGCCAAGTATGTATGGAAATATTGTCCGCAGATCAAGCAAACGGTGGTGGAACTCAATCCGCAAGTGATCCAGGTCGCCCGCAGCCATTTTTTTGTGCCGGATGACGATGCGCGATTACAGATCATCGAAGGCGATGGTATTACCTATCTGCAGCAGCATCCTGGCAGTGTCGACTGGCTGATGATGGATGCCTTTGGCAGCAACGGCTTACCGCCAGACTTTTGCACCCAGGCTTTTTTTGACGACTGTGCCGATGCACTGACGCCGGATGGCTTGTTTACGATTAACCTGTGGGGCTCGGACAAAAAGTTTGATATCTACATGCAGCGCATGGAGCAGACGTTTGACCAGCGCGTGCTCATGATGCCTACCGGCAAGCCCGGTAACATCATCGTGTTCGGCTTTAAAGCCGAACTGCCCATCCCGGATCTGGCGACGTTGCGCAAACGTTCGCAAGACGCTATGCAGACGCATCGTATCAACTTTCCCGACCTCATAGACCGCCTGCAAGGCGCAAACCCCAATAACGGCAAGGAGTTTCAACTCGGTGGCTAA
- a CDS encoding Fur family transcriptional regulator has protein sequence MVTAEQLIIEAGLRPTQARTAVLTTLINSHTALSQPEILNALQGVKEIDRVTVYRVLDWLQENALIHKISTEDRAWKYQLNSPKRSFKTPSSTSPGMLNNHGHAHLLCQSCGTVLCIHELAAHIPQAIFDTYQVSNIEISLKGLCPDCQKAAAVAHA, from the coding sequence ATGGTTACCGCTGAACAATTGATAATAGAAGCCGGGTTACGCCCTACACAAGCACGAACGGCCGTGCTCACGACGCTGATCAACTCGCATACCGCCTTGAGTCAGCCTGAAATCCTCAACGCCTTGCAAGGCGTCAAAGAAATCGACCGGGTCACGGTGTATCGCGTCCTCGACTGGTTGCAGGAAAACGCCCTCATCCACAAAATATCCACCGAAGACCGCGCCTGGAAATACCAGCTAAACAGCCCAAAACGCAGCTTTAAAACGCCCAGCAGCACGTCCCCTGGCATGCTCAACAACCACGGCCACGCCCACCTACTCTGCCAGTCCTGCGGCACCGTGTTATGCATACACGAACTCGCTGCGCATATTCCACAAGCGATTTTTGATACTTATCAGGTGTCAAATATTGAGATTAGCTTGAAGGGATTGTGTCCGGATTGTCAGAAAGCGGCTGCAGTCGCACACGCTTAA
- a CDS encoding RNB domain-containing ribonuclease, translating into MNVFYEEDGGFKVASIMSEADSSMQVEASSGKRSKIKIANVLMRFEGSLSGFLEAAQAEAETLDTDFLWECCGEDEFGFESLAEEYYGGKPSHQQAAAIAIKLHGAPMYFYRKGKGRYKAAPEDTLKAALAGMEKKRQQAELLAQMVAQLKVHSLPDGFASKLDQLLYAPDKNSLEWKALDQAASELKQLPVQVLHASGAIVSIHDYHLGAFLREYFANGTEFPPFTLADLPEALPLSAVQAFSIDDSTTTEIDDALSVTALPNGNTQVGIHIAAPALGVSPHASLDNEVMKRLSTVYMPGHKITMLPEAAIRPFSLDAGQVKPALSLYLEVAPDFSIVSHQSRLEQVTIIENLRHDTLEPYFNEQTLTEDSGHPLWQPLVFLFRFAESLEKARGKYDPTRPQPVDYNFYVSEGKVSIINRQRGSPMDKLVAELMIAANSQWGLLLAQNEVPGIYRAQNGGKVYMTTKAEGHQGLGVAQYAWCTSPLRRAVDLINQRQLISVLTLTPPVYPSNSDEIVGHMRNFDQTYNAYNEFQTRMERYWCLQYLIQENITEIDATVWRENLVRLQNLPYMTKVHSLPATKPGSKVRLAVQKVDTLLMELDCKFLHLIEETTEPSTEAAAAVEASMEAPNV; encoded by the coding sequence ATGAACGTATTTTATGAAGAGGATGGCGGCTTTAAAGTCGCCTCCATCATGTCCGAGGCCGATAGCAGCATGCAGGTCGAAGCGAGCTCGGGCAAGCGCAGCAAAATCAAAATCGCCAATGTCTTGATGCGGTTCGAGGGGAGTTTGTCCGGTTTTCTGGAGGCCGCCCAGGCCGAAGCCGAGACCCTGGATACCGATTTTTTATGGGAATGCTGTGGCGAGGATGAGTTTGGTTTTGAAAGCCTGGCCGAGGAATACTATGGCGGGAAACCCAGTCATCAGCAAGCGGCTGCCATTGCCATCAAATTGCATGGCGCGCCCATGTATTTTTACCGCAAAGGCAAAGGACGCTACAAGGCCGCGCCTGAGGACACGCTAAAAGCGGCATTGGCGGGGATGGAGAAAAAGCGCCAGCAAGCTGAGCTGTTGGCACAGATGGTTGCACAACTCAAAGTGCACAGTCTGCCAGACGGCTTTGCCAGTAAACTGGACCAATTGCTCTACGCGCCGGATAAAAACAGCCTGGAGTGGAAAGCGCTGGATCAGGCGGCCAGCGAACTCAAGCAACTGCCGGTGCAAGTGCTGCATGCCAGTGGCGCCATTGTCTCGATTCATGATTACCACTTGGGGGCGTTTTTACGCGAATATTTTGCCAATGGCACGGAGTTCCCGCCGTTTACACTGGCCGATCTCCCCGAGGCGCTGCCTTTGTCAGCGGTGCAGGCCTTTAGTATTGATGACAGCACCACCACCGAAATTGATGATGCCTTGTCGGTGACCGCGCTGCCTAATGGCAACACGCAGGTCGGCATCCATATTGCTGCACCAGCCTTGGGTGTGTCGCCGCATGCGTCGCTGGATAATGAGGTCATGAAGCGGCTGTCTACGGTTTACATGCCTGGGCATAAAATCACCATGTTGCCAGAAGCGGCCATCCGTCCGTTTAGCTTGGATGCCGGCCAAGTAAAGCCGGCTTTGTCCCTGTATCTGGAAGTGGCACCTGATTTCAGCATTGTTAGCCATCAAAGCCGCCTGGAGCAGGTAACCATCATCGAAAATCTGCGCCACGACACGCTGGAGCCTTATTTTAACGAGCAGACGCTGACCGAGGACAGTGGCCATCCGCTATGGCAACCGTTGGTATTTTTGTTCCGCTTTGCCGAAAGCCTGGAAAAAGCGCGCGGTAAATATGACCCGACCCGGCCACAACCGGTGGATTACAATTTTTATGTGAGCGAGGGCAAGGTCAGCATTATCAACCGCCAGCGCGGCTCGCCCATGGATAAACTGGTGGCAGAGCTCATGATTGCCGCCAATAGCCAGTGGGGCCTATTACTGGCGCAAAACGAAGTGCCCGGTATTTATCGCGCACAAAATGGTGGCAAAGTGTACATGACCACCAAAGCCGAAGGCCATCAGGGCCTGGGCGTGGCGCAATATGCCTGGTGTACCTCGCCGTTGCGCCGCGCGGTGGATTTGATCAACCAGCGGCAACTGATCAGCGTGTTGACCCTGACGCCGCCAGTCTACCCGTCCAACAGTGATGAAATTGTCGGCCATATGCGCAATTTTGATCAAACTTATAATGCCTACAACGAGTTCCAGACGCGGATGGAGCGCTACTGGTGCTTGCAGTACCTGATCCAGGAAAATATCACTGAAATCGACGCAACGGTCTGGCGTGAGAATCTGGTACGCCTGCAAAACTTGCCTTATATGACCAAGGTACACAGTTTGCCAGCGACCAAGCCCGGCAGCAAAGTCCGGCTGGCGGTACAAAAAGTCGATACTTTACTGATGGAGCTGGACTGTAAATTTCTGCACCTGATCGAAGAGACCACAGAACCCTCAACGGAAGCCGCGGCTGCGGTGGAAGCAAGCATGGAGGCGCCTAATGTTTAA
- a CDS encoding DUF393 domain-containing protein — MRSQITFPLTIYYDASCPLCRTEMETLKQADAANQLILVDCSQTAMQLPDSCPVTRDALMNRIHAQDAMGRWINGVDVFAAAYSVTGFTKIGRSWSSRILRPILSRAYPWVADHRQWLSKTPLPWLLHKLISKNAKPR; from the coding sequence ATGCGCTCACAAATTACCTTTCCGCTGACCATTTATTACGATGCCTCCTGTCCCTTGTGTCGGACTGAAATGGAGACGCTAAAGCAAGCTGATGCTGCCAATCAGCTAATACTGGTCGACTGTTCGCAAACTGCAATGCAGTTACCTGACAGTTGTCCGGTCACGCGAGACGCCCTGATGAACAGGATTCATGCGCAAGACGCCATGGGACGCTGGATCAATGGTGTCGATGTGTTTGCCGCGGCATACAGCGTGACAGGCTTCACAAAGATAGGCAGATCCTGGTCTAGCCGGATACTGCGGCCCATCTTGAGCAGAGCCTATCCGTGGGTGGCCGACCACCGGCAGTGGCTCAGCAAAACACCCTTGCCGTGGTTGCTACATAAGCTCATCTCAAAAAACGCCAAGCCTCGCTAG
- a CDS encoding IPTL-CTERM sorting domain-containing protein — protein sequence MPFLLLYFLITFSTFSHAADIEQEILTRFNQGETQDLIVEYDDASVNKSLIATRLNKRLKTDNDDVLAIKRKAYASLKSQMKTLELQQGIQGVKDYPYLPLSLKRFKSLRSLKTFMANGNIKAVYVDRIMHKVLTQSLPLINQPVVSQVNYKGAGATVVVIDDGIDFTKSAFGPCTAVATPSATCRVVVANTIVNSGTANASPNHGSNVAATVLGVAPEAKIAAINVFNNSGGAYTSDILSAINWAVANRSTYNIVAINMSLGASDKNTSPCQSNPFTSPIQRAKDAGINVVVAAGNDGYLDGISTPACAPAAISVGAVYDSNVGGLAYSNCTDTASAADKVTCFSNSANYLTLLAPGALITAAGITMAGTSQASPHVAGAVAVLRSAFVNETADQIQARLTSFGKPVTDSRNSLVKPRLDLSAAARPQNDSFSNPALMSGDSGSVSGTNLLATAEVSEPAHADLAAQNTVWLQWTAPASGQVTLTVNGSVANPRLAVYTGTAISALTPKAGIDNANSPLYFQASANTQYHIALNTNQTGAGSYQLSWQLNTQANANLSVTFSGPNQQLAVATPYLYTLTVANGGPSNATNVAVQLSLPTGADLVSADQRCQLQGRTLTCRVAQLNAGSSSSFNVQLSWTNTQDVPPLVISVNSDLADADTGNNSTTFSLPATQASTVTDVPTLPEWGLILLACMLIFLNRRNLQRV from the coding sequence ATGCCTTTTTTACTGCTGTATTTCCTCATCACTTTTTCTACCTTTTCTCATGCAGCAGACATTGAGCAAGAAATCCTGACCCGTTTTAATCAGGGCGAGACACAGGATTTAATTGTTGAATATGATGATGCGTCTGTGAATAAAAGCCTGATCGCAACCCGCTTGAATAAGCGGCTCAAGACCGATAATGACGATGTGTTGGCAATCAAGCGCAAGGCGTATGCTTCACTTAAAAGCCAAATGAAAACGCTAGAGCTGCAGCAGGGCATCCAGGGAGTTAAAGACTATCCATACTTGCCACTGAGCTTAAAGCGTTTTAAATCGCTCAGGTCGCTCAAAACCTTCATGGCCAATGGCAACATCAAGGCCGTGTATGTTGACCGGATCATGCACAAGGTACTCACGCAGAGCTTGCCTTTGATCAATCAGCCTGTCGTCAGCCAGGTCAACTACAAGGGGGCAGGGGCCACCGTGGTCGTGATTGATGATGGCATCGACTTTACAAAATCGGCGTTTGGTCCTTGTACTGCTGTGGCGACGCCCTCGGCGACGTGTCGCGTGGTGGTGGCTAACACCATCGTCAATTCTGGCACAGCCAATGCCAGCCCAAATCATGGTAGCAATGTGGCGGCGACGGTATTGGGCGTGGCGCCAGAGGCCAAAATTGCAGCAATCAATGTCTTCAATAATAGTGGCGGCGCTTATACAAGCGATATTTTAAGTGCGATCAACTGGGCGGTTGCCAATCGATCCACATACAACATTGTGGCCATTAACATGAGCTTGGGGGCGTCGGATAAAAATACCAGTCCCTGCCAGTCCAATCCTTTTACCAGCCCGATACAACGGGCAAAGGATGCCGGCATTAATGTGGTGGTTGCCGCAGGCAATGATGGATATCTGGATGGCATCAGCACACCTGCTTGCGCGCCAGCGGCCATTTCAGTCGGGGCGGTGTACGACAGTAATGTTGGAGGCTTGGCCTATAGTAACTGTACCGATACGGCTTCGGCAGCGGATAAAGTCACTTGTTTTTCAAACAGTGCCAATTATTTAACCCTGCTGGCGCCGGGTGCTTTAATCACCGCAGCAGGGATCACGATGGCAGGCACTTCTCAAGCGTCTCCGCATGTGGCTGGTGCGGTCGCCGTGTTAAGGTCAGCGTTTGTTAATGAAACAGCTGATCAAATTCAAGCGCGATTGACCAGCTTTGGCAAACCTGTCACAGACAGTCGTAACAGTCTTGTCAAACCCCGGCTGGATTTAAGCGCTGCAGCCCGTCCGCAAAATGATTCATTTTCTAACCCCGCCTTGATGAGTGGCGACTCTGGCAGTGTCAGTGGCACCAATCTGCTCGCGACGGCAGAAGTGAGCGAGCCAGCCCATGCCGACCTGGCAGCGCAAAATACGGTCTGGTTGCAGTGGACGGCACCAGCCTCTGGCCAAGTAACGCTTACCGTCAATGGCAGTGTTGCGAACCCCAGACTTGCGGTGTATACCGGGACAGCAATCAGCGCATTAACGCCTAAAGCAGGCATTGATAATGCGAATTCCCCCCTGTATTTTCAAGCTAGCGCAAATACCCAATACCATATCGCCCTCAACACCAATCAAACGGGTGCCGGTAGTTATCAACTGTCATGGCAATTGAACACGCAGGCAAATGCCAATTTATCCGTTACTTTTAGTGGCCCTAACCAACAACTTGCGGTGGCCACGCCTTATCTTTACACCTTAACTGTTGCCAATGGCGGGCCCTCGAATGCCACCAATGTTGCCGTACAACTGAGTTTGCCAACGGGGGCGGATCTGGTCAGTGCAGACCAACGATGCCAATTGCAGGGCAGAACACTGACTTGCCGCGTTGCACAGTTGAATGCAGGGAGTTCGAGCAGTTTTAATGTACAACTGTCGTGGACCAATACGCAGGATGTCCCACCGTTGGTCATCTCTGTGAATTCTGACTTGGCGGATGCTGACACTGGCAATAACTCGACAACATTTTCGTTACCAGCCACTCAGGCCTCCACAGTGACTGATGTGCCGACGCTGCCTGAGTGGGGTCTCATTCTCCTGGCTTGTATGTTGATTTTTTTGAACCGCAGAAACCTCCAGAGAGTTTAG